Proteins encoded together in one Urocitellus parryii isolate mUroPar1 chromosome 3, mUroPar1.hap1, whole genome shotgun sequence window:
- the LOC144253670 gene encoding transmembrane protein 42-like, with the protein MAARSLPQPQPQPPRGAVSATAYPDTPAEVPPHLQAGAMRRRFWGAFNCLCAGAFGALAAAAAKLAFGSEVNMSLCILGIIVMASTNSLMWTFFSRGLSFSMSSAIASVTVTFSNILSSVVVEATEDCGLEQSKLTGIKTMHQKAGEGTSSHETS; encoded by the exons ATGGCGGCGCGGTCGCTGCCGCAGCCACAGCCGCAGCCCCCTAGGGGCGCCGTGTCGGCCACCGCCTACCCCGACACGCCAGCCGAGGTGCCCCCGCACCTGCAGGCCGGCGCGATGCGGCGCCGCTTCTGGGGCGCGTTCAACTGCCTGTGCGCCGGCGCGTTCGGGGCcctggccgccgccgccgctaaGCTGGCCTTCGGCAGCGAG GTGAACATGAGCTTATGCATCTTAGGCATTATTGTGATGGCAAGCACCAATTCCCTGATGTGGACCTTCTTCAGtcggggcctcagtttctccatgtcTTCAGCCATTGCATCTGTCACAGTGACTTTTTCAAACATCCTCAGCTCA GTGGTTGTTGAGGCGACTGAAGATTGTGGTCTGGAGCAAAGTAAACTCACAGGTATTAAGACCATGCATCAGAAAGCTGGTGAAGGAACAAGTAGTCATGAGACATCATGA